In Sphingobacterium sp. R2, the genomic stretch CGGCCCCGGCAAACGACCTCTTCGCTGTTTAAGGTATGCTTTCACAAAAGGTCCGGCTTTACCGTAATAGCCCTCGATAAATTCATTCATTAATTGATCTTCTGACCGAACGTCCGTATCCCAGGCAAGATTGGCCAAAACATAGGCATTTAGCTCCGCCATATCACTATAAGTCGCACCACCACCCTGTAAAAAAATGCCTTCTACGCCTTGTGTTTTCAAATAATGTAGACTTTTCTGCATTGTCCCTTGAATTGGAAAAGGTGTAAGATAATTGGTAAACTGGGTCAAATAATCCCATACAAAGACATGCTTAGCTTTGGATTTCCAAGCGCTTAATTGCCTTCTGAAAGTTGCTGCCGAGGCTTCAACAGTGATATCATTTTTCCGGAAAGCATCAATATTACTTAGTATAACCGACACGTTATCTGCAACTCTTAAATGTGCAGGTGCATTAGCCGTTTCAAGATAAGCCAATGTCGTGAATTTTTTATCTGGAAAGATTGCGGCTACCCGGTTCACAAAGTGTATTAATGAGCCTTGCGGTCCCCCTTCTCGCATATTTATAGCCTGACAACGATCGCACGCACAGCTTCCCCTGTCATCATTAGCCGCAATAGACCAATAAATAGCGTTCGGATTTTCAAGCATCCTGCGCTTAAAGTAAACAACGGTATGTGTAAAGACATCTTCATTAGAGAGGCAAAGCTGAGCCGGCTGGCGCTTCCCATCAAATAGCGAATAATACTCGGGGTGACTTTTAAAATAAATCGATGGTGGCAGTATTTTACTGGCAGTGTGTCCCCAATCCCCCCACTTGTCTTCCAGATAATGGAGACCATACCAATCCATGTATTCCTGATCCAGTTCTACTGGGAAATAGACCTCTCTATACTGAAAACTTGGTTTTGAAAGAATTTTTAGATCTGCAGCTACATATAAACTAGTAGACTTAGGAATATAGGTGTTTTCATTACCTACATACCATTTTCTTCCGCCAATGATATCCCTTACATAACGGTATGCCGCAAATAACACTCCTCTACCACTTCCCTTAATCCAAATAGTCTTTCCCACAACATCAATAGAATAACTATCCTCGGGAAAGGACTCCGTTATGGGTAGGCTTTCCAAAATAATAGCATCCGAAACATCAACTTTAGCTTGTATAGCATAGTCTGCGCCCGTACTTTCTTTTGTGAAAGATTTGAGAACACCCGCGGCTTGCATTGAAACAGGATTGTCTATATCCGCTTGAATGATATAATCTGTTTTCCCATATTCAACTAATGTGATTCGATCTTGTGCTTGCACTATCGTTACCAATGAAAATAGACCTAAAATACACTTCCACATCATATTGAAATTTATTATACGGATAGATGCGAGCAAAATCACTCACAACCCTTGATTAAGCATGACCTATCCTTAACCGTACACGTGATATCAGCTCGTGCGGAGAAATAGGCTTTTTAATATAATCATTGGCGCCTACCTTAAATCCTTCTGAAATACTATTATCGTCACGGAAACTCGAAATAATGATGACTGGTACCTGATTATTCGTATTGCTTTTCCGAATGCGTTCGATTATTTCGAAACCGTTCGCGAAAGGTAATGATAAGTCTGTTATGACTAAATCAAGGCTATCGTCGAAAACCATCGAGAGCGCATCTTTCCCAGAATTTGCAAGTAATAGATCATAGCCCTCCCTTAAAAGAACAAACTGCATCGTGCTCAATAAAATCTCATTATCTTCAATAACAAGAATTCTCTTCTTTTCGTTCTTCATAGGGTTTTAATTTTAGTGCTTCATAGTCCTACAAAGTTTAGAAAAAAAAACAGAAGTCGTTGTAGACACACAACTACAAGACCGCAAAAAATTATCTAGCATTAATTTCAATTCATAGCATGCTTTAGCGTGTTGGTTTCTTGTATTCACCACTATATCGTTCAACTTATTATTTAATAGTCTTAAGGCTCTACTGCGATAGTTTATAATGTGAATGGACGAAATAAAACCGCTTGTGTATATCCCAATTAATAATTTATACTGTATATTTATATTATACTAATACGTAGAAAACAATTTATGAAAATCGCCTTCTTTTCCACAAAACCATATGACAAGTTATTCTTTGAAAAAGAAAATAGTACTTATGGTTTTCAGTTTAATTTTTATGAGACGCACCTAGGGCCACACATTGTGAATGCTATTGAAGACGAGAAGGTAATCTGTGCATTTGTCAACGATAAACTAAACCGACAAGTTATCGAAGTACTTGCTGAAAAACGTGTTGAGTTGATAGCCTTGCGCTGTGCGGGATTTAATAATGTTGATTTAGAAGCGGCACGGGAGTTTGGAATAAAAGTGTGTC encodes the following:
- a CDS encoding DUF4838 domain-containing protein; its protein translation is MMWKCILGLFSLVTIVQAQDRITLVEYGKTDYIIQADIDNPVSMQAAGVLKSFTKESTGADYAIQAKVDVSDAIILESLPITESFPEDSYSIDVVGKTIWIKGSGRGVLFAAYRYVRDIIGGRKWYVGNENTYIPKSTSLYVAADLKILSKPSFQYREVYFPVELDQEYMDWYGLHYLEDKWGDWGHTASKILPPSIYFKSHPEYYSLFDGKRQPAQLCLSNEDVFTHTVVYFKRRMLENPNAIYWSIAANDDRGSCACDRCQAINMREGGPQGSLIHFVNRVAAIFPDKKFTTLAYLETANAPAHLRVADNVSVILSNIDAFRKNDITVEASAATFRRQLSAWKSKAKHVFVWDYLTQFTNYLTPFPIQGTMQKSLHYLKTQGVEGIFLQGGGATYSDMAELNAYVLANLAWDTDVRSEDQLMNEFIEGYYGKAGPFVKAYLKQRRGRLPGPSSALSIYGNPIENRIDFLSPEAMDQYRMLLEKAETATKDNLLLASRVKRIQLGLDYTYLQQARFYGFHDRGIFVRDGNRWVAKPDVTRRVAQFVEDAKRLGVTELAEAGASPDSYAKEWSDIFNAGVRINKASEASITSKNPFDPSFPANGLKTLTDSVPGYLDYSYNWLLWNGKPMDITFDFKQPTQIDTIELNFLKDARHWIFPPKELHISLAINGKDFQEVSVQKHASMKEDYKVDKVRYQTLINSKVTAIHIYAVPYRKLPLWRNHPTKHPLMACDEIWLY
- a CDS encoding PleD family two-component system response regulator, translating into MKNEKKRILVIEDNEILLSTMQFVLLREGYDLLLANSGKDALSMVFDDSLDLVITDLSLPFANGFEIIERIRKSNTNNQVPVIIISSFRDDNSISEGFKVGANDYIKKPISPHELISRVRLRIGHA